In a genomic window of Chrysemys picta bellii isolate R12L10 chromosome 1, ASM1138683v2, whole genome shotgun sequence:
- the LOC135980857 gene encoding uncharacterized protein LOC135980857 encodes MEPAATIAAVVAALNVSQLIIKVSLRQMQKSQARRLRHRGDVLKSESSTDLSESRRPSAEDITVAMGHVDAVERRFWARETSTEWWDRIVLQVWDESQWLRNFRMRKGTFLELCELLSPALKRSDTRLRAALSVQKRVAIALWKLATPDSYRSVANQFGVGKSTVGVVVMQVAKAIVDVLLPKVVTLGNVEAIIDGFAAMGFPNCGGAIDGTHIPILAPDHQATQYINRKGYFSMVLQALVDHRGRFTNIYVGWPGKVHDARVFRNSGLFRRLQQGIYFPDHKITVGDVEMPIVILGDPAYPLMPWLMKPYTGALDTEKELFNYRLSKCRMVVECAFGRLKGRWRSLLTRCDLSETNIPIVIAACCVLHNLCESKGETFMAGWEVDENSLAGDYSQPDSRAIRRDQREALCIREALKAKFLSEQGNL; translated from the coding sequence atggagcccgctgcgaccatcgctgcagttgtggccgctctcaacgtctcgcagcttatcataaaggtttccctgaggcagatgcagaaaagtcaggcaaggaggctacggcaccgcggtgatgtcctgaagtctgagagtagcacagacctgtcagaaagcaggcgacccagcgccgaggacatcacagtggcaatgggtcatgttgatgccgtggaacggcgattctgggcacgggagacaagcactgagtggtgggaccgcatagtgctgcaggtctgggatgaatcccagtggctgcgaaactttcgcatgcggaagggaactttcctggaactttgtgagttgctgtcccctgccctgaagcgcagtgacacccggttgcgagctgcactgagtgtacagaagcgagtggccatagccctgtggaagcttgcaacgccagacagctaccggtcagtcgcgaaccagtttggggtgggcaaatctaccgtgggggttgttgtgatgcaagtagcgaaggcaatcgttgatgtactgctgccaaaggtagtgaccctgggaaacgtggaggcgatcatagatggcttcgcagcgatgggattcccaaactgcggtggggccatagatggaactcacatccctatcctggcaccggaccaccaggccacccagtacattaaccgaaagggatacttttccatggtgctgcaagcactggtggaccacaggggacgttttaccaacatctacgtgggatggccgggcaaggttcatgacgctcgtgttttcaggaactctggtctgtttagacggctgcaacaaggtatttacttcccggaccacaaaataactgttggggatgtggagatgcctatagtcatcctcggggacccagcctacccgctaatgccctggctcatgaagccctatactggcgccctggacactgaaaaagaactcttcaactaccggctgagcaagtgcagaatggtggtggagtgtgcttttggccgtctcaaggggagatggagaagcttactgactcgctgtgatctcagcgaaaccaatatccccattgttatagcagcttgctgtgtgctccacaatctctgtgagagcaagggggagacctttatggcggggtgggaggttgacgaaaatagcctggctggtgattactcacagccagacagccgggcgattagaagagaccagcgggaagcgctgtgcatccgggaggctttgaaagcaaagttcctgagtgagcagggtaacctgtga